The Ruania alba genome window below encodes:
- a CDS encoding beta-galactosidase produces the protein MPANEPWYRTSRRWGQTNLVEIDPERYDDAWWRRYWRDTRIDGVIVNAGGIVAYYPSEFELHHRAVGISEQNDLYGRIVASARDEGLAVVARMDSNRVAEDFFIAHPEWMARDADGEPYRAADKWITCVNSGYYNDYLLQVLAEITRRSAPDGFADNSWAGLPRDRICYCENCARIFREAKGSPLPAQIDWSDPTYRDWVRWNYDRRVEIWELNNKATQAAGGEHCIWMGMLSGDQKHAANRFNDQRRILVAPRAADDRLAGEPPGSPLVVEPVRSMLLIAAEHPHPDAVLAAGCLVPCCSTPRSLLAGRSSSAPSRGR, from the coding sequence ATGCCCGCGAACGAGCCGTGGTACCGAACGAGCCGACGATGGGGTCAGACCAACCTCGTCGAGATCGACCCCGAGCGATACGACGACGCGTGGTGGCGCAGGTACTGGCGAGATACTCGTATCGACGGTGTGATCGTCAATGCAGGTGGCATCGTCGCCTACTACCCATCCGAGTTCGAACTCCATCACCGTGCTGTCGGGATCTCCGAACAGAACGATCTGTATGGCCGCATCGTCGCCTCCGCGCGTGACGAGGGACTGGCGGTGGTCGCCCGGATGGACTCCAACCGCGTGGCCGAGGACTTCTTCATCGCGCACCCGGAGTGGATGGCCCGAGATGCTGATGGCGAGCCCTATCGGGCTGCCGACAAGTGGATCACCTGCGTCAACAGCGGCTACTACAACGACTACCTGCTCCAAGTGCTCGCCGAGATCACCCGACGGTCTGCACCAGACGGCTTCGCCGACAACAGCTGGGCCGGTCTGCCACGGGACCGGATCTGCTACTGCGAGAACTGCGCCCGGATCTTCCGTGAAGCCAAGGGTAGCCCGCTGCCCGCCCAGATCGACTGGAGCGACCCTACCTACCGCGACTGGGTGCGCTGGAACTACGACCGGCGAGTAGAGATCTGGGAGTTGAACAACAAGGCCACCCAGGCAGCCGGCGGCGAGCACTGCATCTGGATGGGGATGCTCAGCGGCGATCAGAAGCATGCTGCGAACAGGTTCAACGACCAACGGCGGATTCTGGTGGCTCCCCGCGCGGCTGATGATCGGCTGGCGGGGGAGCCACCAGGATCGCCGTTGGTCGTTGAACCTGTTCGCAGCATGCTTCTGATCGCCGCTGAGCATCCCCATCCAGATGCAGTGCTCGCCGCCGGCTGCCTGGTGCCTTGTTGTTCAACTCCCAGATCTCTACTCGCCGGTCGTAGTTCCAGCGCACCCAGTCGCGGTAGGTAG
- a CDS encoding carbohydrate ABC transporter permease, producing the protein MLAVINVVGVLAVSSIAGYAFGRLSFRGRDLAFSLVLATAIIPGIVLIIPQYIIFQQIGWVDTFFPLWVPRVLTPVFGTFLLRQAFMTLPKELEEAAKLDGLNTFMIYARIMLPQVKPALAAVGVFTFVESWNDLFGPLIFINSTHLQTLPIALAQFQGEFFSTTNLLMAASTITVVPVIVIYLIAQKYFVQGIASSGLK; encoded by the coding sequence ATGCTGGCCGTCATCAACGTCGTCGGAGTGCTCGCGGTCTCGTCAATCGCCGGATACGCCTTCGGCCGGCTCTCCTTCCGTGGCCGTGACCTTGCCTTCTCGCTCGTCCTAGCGACAGCGATCATCCCCGGGATCGTCCTGATCATCCCGCAGTACATCATCTTCCAGCAGATCGGCTGGGTGGACACCTTCTTCCCGCTGTGGGTGCCGCGCGTACTGACGCCGGTGTTCGGCACCTTCCTCCTCCGGCAAGCATTCATGACGCTGCCGAAGGAACTGGAGGAGGCCGCGAAGTTGGACGGCCTGAACACCTTCATGATCTATGCACGAATCATGCTGCCACAGGTCAAGCCAGCGCTTGCCGCAGTGGGTGTGTTCACCTTCGTGGAGTCGTGGAACGACCTCTTCGGCCCATTGATTTTCATCAATTCCACGCACCTACAGACTCTCCCGATCGCACTGGCACAGTTCCAGGGTGAGTTCTTCTCCACCACGAACCTGCTGATGGCTGCATCGACGATCACGGTGGTGCCCGTGATCGTGATCTACCTGATCGCGCAGAAGTATTTCGTGCAGGGAATCGCCAGCTCCGGCTTGAAGTAG